One segment of Haloplanus natans DSM 17983 DNA contains the following:
- a CDS encoding DUF7333 family protein produces the protein MEFDFLRSVGVLVAITAVATIALTNVMAPGTVFMMVLPSMVAFAVVAFALGMKHGEYRSVR, from the coding sequence ATGGAGTTCGACTTCCTCCGGTCGGTCGGGGTACTGGTCGCGATTACCGCCGTCGCCACGATTGCCCTCACCAACGTGATGGCGCCCGGAACCGTCTTCATGATGGTGTTGCCTTCGATGGTCGCCTTCGCCGTCGTCGCGTTCGCCCTCGGGATGAAACATGGGGAGTACCGTTCCGTTCGGTGA
- a CDS encoding winged helix-turn-helix transcriptional regulator, translating to MSDPDLELASRRAIYQRIADTPGVHFRALLDELEYAQGTLQYHLRWLADEGIVEVSDDGKYTRYYPAAEFGKTDRAVMNALRREYSRRILAYLLADGPLSTTELSDRLDKAQSTVSWHLSKLAEADLVTKERDGRSVVYEVSDPDRVEYLYTVYRRSFTDTVVDRVLGLWDSY from the coding sequence ATGTCGGACCCGGACCTCGAACTGGCGTCGCGGCGGGCCATCTACCAGCGGATAGCCGACACGCCGGGAGTTCACTTTCGCGCGCTACTCGACGAACTCGAGTACGCCCAGGGGACGCTCCAGTATCACCTTCGGTGGCTCGCCGACGAAGGGATCGTCGAAGTCTCGGACGACGGCAAGTACACGCGGTACTACCCGGCCGCCGAGTTCGGCAAAACCGATCGGGCGGTGATGAACGCGCTGCGGCGGGAGTACAGTCGCCGCATCCTCGCATACCTCCTCGCGGACGGCCCGCTCTCGACGACCGAATTGAGCGACCGTCTGGACAAGGCGCAATCGACCGTCTCCTGGCACCTCTCGAAACTCGCCGAGGCCGACCTCGTCACGAAAGAGCGCGACGGCCGGAGCGTCGTCTACGAGGTCAGCGATCCCGATCGGGTCGAGTACCTCTATACGGTTTACCGCCGCTCGTTCACCGACACGGTCGTCGATCGCGTTCTGGGTCTCTGGGACAGCTACTGA